In Erigeron canadensis isolate Cc75 chromosome 1, C_canadensis_v1, whole genome shotgun sequence, a single window of DNA contains:
- the LOC122586017 gene encoding quinone oxidoreductase-like protein 2 homolog: MEALVCKKLGDPTIPPNSSENGPFSYITTYPIPKLDTPTSVRVRIKCTCLNFATGLHVQGKYQEKYPVPFIPGSDYSGVVESVGPNVTKFKVGDRVSSFAYVGSFAQFIVAEERELYGVPNGCDLAAAACIPAAYGTSYEALIQRANLKSGQVLLVLGAVGGVGLAAVQIGKICAATVIAVARGTKKVEFLKKEGVDHIVDSSKEGVIESVKKFLKIRKLKGVDVFYDPVGGKIAKESLKLLNWGAQILVIGFASGEVPVIPVNIALVKNWTIHGLYWGRYDANKPGVLKDSSKELLSWFARGLITINICHSYKLQ, from the exons ATGGAAGCTTTGGTATGCAAGAAGCTTGGAGATCCAACAATCCCACCAAATTCATCAGAAAATGGTCCTTTTAGTTATATAACAACATACCCAATTCCAAAACTTGATACTCCAACTTCAGTCAGAGTTAGAATCAAATGCACATGCTTAAACTTTGCCACAGGACTTCATGTTCAAGGCAAATATCAAGAAAAATACCCCGTGCCTTTCATCCCTGGCTCGGACTACTCAGGTGTTGTTGAATCGGTCGGTCCAAATGTTACAAAGTTTAAAGTGGGAGATCGTGTTTCTTCATTTGCGTATGTTGGTTCTTTCGCGCAGTTTATTGTTGCTGAAGAGCGTGAATT gTATGGAGTTCCAAATGGGTGTGATCTAGCAGCCGCAGCTTGCATTCCAGCTGCCTATGGAACATCATATGAGGCATTAATTCAGAGAGCCAACCTTAAATCGGGTC AAGTGTTGTTAGTACTTGGTGCAGTTGGAGGTGTTGGTCTTGCAGCTGTTCAAATTGGAAAGATTTGTGCCGCTACTGTCATTGCCGTGGCTAG AGGAACTAAGAAAGTTGAGTTTTTAAAGAAAGAGGGTGTTGATCATATTGTTGACTCGAGTAAAGAAGGTGTTATTGAAAGCGTGAAGAAGTTCttgaaaataagaaaactcaAAGGGGTTGATGTTTTTTATGATCCCGTTGGAGGCAAGATTGCAAAAGAAAGCTTGAAGTTGTTGAATTGGGGGGCACAAATTTTGGTTATAGGATTCGCAAGTGGTGAGGTCCCTGTTATCCCTGTTAATATCGCCCTTGTTAAG AACTGGACAATTCATGGACTCTATTGGGGCAGATATGATGCAAATAAACCAGGTGTACTGAAAGACAGTTCAAAGGAGTTGCTATCTTGGTTCGCAAGAGGCTTAATTACCATTAACATCTGTCATTCATACAAACTACAATAG
- the LOC122610171 gene encoding quinone oxidoreductase-like protein 2 homolog → MEALICKKPGDPTIKPDSLSSQNNTSTTALTISTTYPIPKLDSPNSVLVRIIATSLNYATYLQVLGQYQEKFPYPFVLGSDYSGIVESVGPNVTKFKVGDRVCSFAGVGSFAQFIVAHEHDLQGVPDGCDIVAAAAIPLAYGTSYQALVYRANLKPGQVLLVLGAAGGVGLAAVQIGKICGAIVIAVSRETEKVEFLKSSGADYVVDLSKGGLIESVNAILKKRKLNGVDVLYDPVGGKLMKDSMKLLKWGAQILVIGFASGEVPVIPANIALVKNWTIHGFYLGNSEAIKPGVTEDSLKELLSWLARGLLKINIYRTYKLQEVHLAFSDIRDRKVIGKVMITFDDTKSLVSSRL, encoded by the exons ATGGAAGCTTTAATATGCAAAAAACCTGGTGATCCAACAATCAAACCAGACTCATTATCATCACAAAACAACACTTCTACTACTGCCCTCACCATCTCAACAACTTACCCAATTCCAAAACTTGATTCTCCAAATTCAGTCTTGGTTAGAATTATAGCCACCAGTTTAAACTATGCCACATATCTTCAAGTCCTTGGTCAATACCAAGAAAAATTCCCTTACCCTTTTGTTCTTGGCTCCGATTATTCGGGCATAGTTGAATCCGTTGGCCCGAATGTTACAAAGTTTAAAGTGGGTGATCGTGTTTGTTCTTTCGCGGGTGTTGGTTCTTTTGCTCAGTTTATTGTTGCTCATGAGCATGATTT GCAGGGTGTTCCCGATGGATGTGATATAGTGGCGGCGGCTGCGATACCGTTAGCGTATGGGACGTCTTATCAGGCATTGGTTTATAGAGCCAATCTCAAACCTGGTCAG GTGTTGCTAGTACTTGGTGCAGCTGGAGGTGTTGGTCTTGCAGCTGTTCAAATCGGAAAGATTTGTGGGGCCATAGTTATTGCTGTTTCTAG AGAAACAGAAAAGGTAGAGTTTCTAAAGTCATCTGGTGCTGATTATGTTGTTGACTTGAGCAAAGGAGGTCTTATTGAAAGTGTTAATGCTATcctgaaaaaaagaaaactcaaCGGGGTTGATGTTTTGTATGATCCTGTTGGAGGCAAGCTTATGAAAGATAGCATGAAGCTGTTGAAATGGGGAGCACAAATTCTGGTTATAGGGTTCGCAAGTGGTGAGGTCCCAGTCATTCCTGCTAATATCGCTCTTGTTAAG AACTGGACGATTCATGGATTCTACTTGGGGAACTCTGAAGCAATTAAACCAGGTGTAACGGAAGATTCTCTAAAGGAGCTGTTGTCTTGGTTGGCAAGAGGCTTACTTAAGATAAACATATATCGTACATATAAACTTCAAGAG GTCCATCTTGCATTTTCGGATATCAGAGACCGGAAAGTCATTGGGAAGGTGATGATTACTTTTGATGATACTAAAAGCCTAGTTTCTTCTAGACTCTAA
- the LOC122588921 gene encoding GDSL lipase-like, whose translation MDVAKLIIVFASCLLMFTSCCHSSSHFNKQSTSLFIFGDSLFDPGNNNYINTTISLQANFTPYGISYFHPPSGRFSNGRVIPDFIAEFASLPLIPAYFNPQNREYSYGANFASGGSGALVETVPGLVMDLKSQLRCFGDLRKQLRKRLGDEKTEHMLADAVYLLSSGNNDYLSLVSNNNSIYHNYTNEQYVKMVVGNMTRVIKGIHKRGGRKFGILTTMPLACCPGIRAFQVGNTNCNQQLGILTSLHNQILSKKLKKLEKKLDGFKYANFDISTAVSNRMKNPSKYGFKVSDSACCGSGPFRGINSCGGKRGIKEFELCDNINDYVFFDALHPTEVANRQYAKLFWNGDSNVTTPYNLKTLFQGEQL comes from the exons ATGGATGTTGCAAAACTAATTATTGTGTTTGCTTCTTGTTTGTTAATGTTTACAAGTTGCTGCCATAGTTCTTCTCATTTCAACAAACAATCAACGTCTCTCTTCATTTTCGGCGATTCCCTTTTCGACCCTGGAAACAACAACTACATCAACACTACGATCAGCCTCCAAGCGAACTTTACTCCCTATGGCATATCCTACTTCCATCCTCCAAGTGGCCGATTTTCCAATGGCCGTGTCATTCCTGATTTCATCG CTGAATTTGCCAGCCTACCACTCATTCCAGCGTATTTCAATCCCCAAAATAGAGAATATTCATATGGAGCAAACTTTGCCTCGGGAGGATCTGGTGCATTAGTTGAAACCGTACCTGGATTA GTAATGGATCTAAAATCACAGCTACGCTGTTTTGGTGATCTACGAAAACAACTTAGAAAGCGTTTAGGCGATGAGAAAACCGAGCATATGCTTGCAGATGCTGTTTATTTATTAAGTAGCGGGAACAATGACTATTTGAGCCTCGTCAGTAACAACAACAGCATTTATCATAATTATACAAATGAACAGTACGTCAAAATGGTGGTCGGAAACATGACTCGTGTGATCAAG ggaatTCATAAAAGAGGAGGAAGAAAATTCGGAATACTTACCACAATGCCATTAGCATGTTGTCCAGGCATTCGGGCATTTCAAGTGGGCAATACTAATTGCAACCAACAACTTGGAATTTTAACAAGTCTACACAATCAAATTCTTTCCAAGAAACTCAAAAAGCTGGAGAAGAAGTTAGATGGATTCAAGTATGCAAATTTTGATATTTCAACTGCGGTTAGCAATAGGATGAAGAACCCATCTAAATACG GTTTCAAAGTAAGCGATAGTGCATGTTGTGGTAGTGGTCCTTTTAGAGGAATAAATAGTTGTGGTGGAAAAAGAGGGATAAAGGAGTTTGAATTGTGTGATAACATTAACGACTATGTTTTCTTCGATGCTCTTCATCCCACTGAAGTAGCGAACCGCCAATATGCAAAGCTGTtttggaatggagattccaatGTCACGACTCCGTATAATTTGAAGACATTGTTTCAAG GGGAACAACTATGA